In Perca flavescens isolate YP-PL-M2 chromosome 7, PFLA_1.0, whole genome shotgun sequence, the following proteins share a genomic window:
- the wnt1 gene encoding protein Wnt-1 → MRSLALLLGVKAACILLVSSLSGTGAVNNSGRWWGIVNVASSSNLLTNSKNVQLVLDPSLALLSRRQRRLIRQNPGILHAIAAGLHTAIKECKWQFRNRRWNCPTTHSPAVFGKIVNRGCRETAFVFAITSAGVTHAVARSCSEGAIESCTCDYRRRGPGGPDWHWGGCSDNVDFGRMFSREFVDSSERGRDLRYLTNLHNNEAGRMTVSSEMRQECKCHGMSGSCTVRTCWMRLPSFRTVGDFLKDRFDGASRVIYANKGSNRASHRADPRHLEPENPAHKPPSAMDLVYFEKSPNFCSYNGKTGTLGTSGRTCNSSSPGLDGCELLCCGRGFKTWTESVTERCHCTFHWCCHVSCLNCTSTRMLHQCL, encoded by the exons ATGAGGAGTCTGGCGCTGCTGTTAGGGGTGAAAGCCGCTTGCATCCTGCTGGTGTCTTCGCTCTCAGGCACAGGGGCCGTCAACAACAGCGGCCGGTGGTG GGGAATTGTCAATGTGGCCTCCTCATCCAACCTCCTCACCAATTCTAAAAACGTGCAGTTGGTCCTGGACCCAAGCCTGGCCCTACTGAGTCGTCGCCAGCGCCGGCTGATTCGGCAGAATCCTGGCATCTTGCACGCCATCGCCGCTGGGCTGCACACTGCCATAAAGGAGTGCAAGTGGCAGTTCCGCAACCGCCGCTGGAACTGCCCGACCACCCACAGCCCAGCAGTTTTTGGGAAAATTGTCAATCGTG GTTGCCGAGAGACAGCATTTGTATTTGCCATTACCAGTGCAGGGGTGACCCACGCTGTGGCTCGCTCCTGTTCAGAAGGGGCCATTGAGTCGTGCACATGCGATTACCGCCGCAGAGGTCCTGGAGGGCCAGACTGGCACTGGGGGGGCTGCAGTGACAATGTAGACTTTGGCCGGATGTTCAGCCGTGAGTTTGTCGACTCCAGCGAGAGGGGCAGAGATCTGCGCTACCTCACCAACCTACACAACAATGAGGCTGGCAGAATG ACTGTGTCATCGGAGATGCGTCAAGAGTGTAAGTGCCATGGCATGTCAGGCTCCTGCACCGTGCGCACCTGTTGGATGCGCCTGCCCAGCTTCCGCACAGTGGGAGACTTCCTTAAGGACCGGTTTGATGGTGCATCCAGAGTTATCTATGCCAACAAGGGAAGCAACCGTGCCTCTCACAGAGCTGACCCCCGACATCTGGAGCCTGAAAACCCGGCACACAAACCCCCATCTGCCATGGACCTGGTCTATTTTGAGAAATCACCAAACTTCTGCTCCTACAATGGCAAAACGGGCACTTTGGGAACTTCTGGGAGAACATGCAACAGCTCTTCCCCAGGCCTGGATGGATGTGAGCTGCTCTGCTGTGGACGTGGGTTTAAGACCTGGACTGAGAGTGTGACTGAACGTTGCCACTGCACCTTCCACTGGTGCTGTCATGTCAGCTGCTTGAACTGCACCAGTACACGAATGTTACACCAGTGTCTATGA
- the wnt10b gene encoding protein Wnt-10b isoform X1, whose product MAIVMLGGCYSGTAICRKGQLLGDDSPGPCLPPSCHPHTHTHRLGVLCNDILSLKVAGDPVLTPNSVCLRLAGLSKRHMRMCVRSPDVTASALQGIQVAIHECQHQLRDQRWNCSSLEGLGKLPHHNTILNRGFRESALSLALLAAGVAHSVASACSMGKLRGCGCEAKRRQDDDKIRLKLTQLQLQTLQKGGVGLSMTRSLPSELNGHHGDLPASLHSTHPSAPLKPLPDEFSSMQETWEWGGCSHDVRFGDRFSRDWLDSRGSPRDIHARMRIHNNRVGRQIVTDNMKRKCKCHGTSGSCQFKTCWHVSPEFRVVGSLLKEKFLSAIFVNSQNKNNGVFNPRTGNGASGSTGGLNGGRRRTMSRELVYFEKSPDFCERDASVDSPGTQGRICNKTSYSTDSCSSLCCGRGHNILKQTRSERCNCRFHWCCYVLCEECRLTEWVNVCK is encoded by the exons ATGGCCATTGTGATGCTGGGTGGCTGTTACTCTGGAACTGCCATCTGCCGAAAAGGTCAGTTGCTAGGGGACGATTCTCCTGGACCGTGTCTGCCTCCCAGCTGCCatccacacacccacacgcacagGCTTGG ggtGCTGTGTAATGATATCCTCAGCCTGAAGGTGGCAGGAGATCCAGTGCTAACCCCTAACTCAGTGTGCCTGAGGCTGGCAGGCCTCAGTAAACGTCATATGCGGATGTGTGTGCGGAGCCCCGATGTGACGGCCTCCGCTCTGCAGGGCATCCAGGTGGCCATTCACGAATGCCAGCACCAGCTCCGGGACCAGCGCTGGAACTGCTCCTCACTGGAGGGCCTTGGCAAGCTTCCCCACCACAACACCATCCTCAACAGGG GTTTTCGCGAGAGTGCCCTCTCTCTGGCCTTGTTGGCAGCGGGTGTGGCTCACTCTGTGGCCTCGGCCTGCAGCATGGGCAAGCTGCGGGGGTGTGGCTGCGAGGCCAAGCGTCGCCAGGACGATGACAAGATCCGGCTGAAACTCacacagctgcagctgcagaccCTGCAGAAGGGTGGAGTAGGCCTCAGCATGACACGGTCATTACCCTCAGAGCTAAACGGTCACCATGGCGACCTGCCCGCTAGCCTGCACTCTACCCACCCCTCCGCCCCGCTCAAGCCTTTACCAGATGAGTTTAGCTCCATGCAGGAGACGTGGGAGTGGGGGGGCTGCAGTCATGACGTCCGCTTTGGGGACCGTTTTTCCAGGGACTGGCTGGACTCCCGCGGGTCTCCAAGAGACATCCACGCTCGCATGAGGATACACAACAACCGAGTGGGACGACAG ATAGTGACTGACAACATGAAGAGGAAGTGCAAGTGTCATGGCACATCAGGGAGCTGTCAGTTTAAGACCTGCTGGCATGTGTCTCCAGAGTTCCGGGTTGTGGGTTCTCTACTCAAGGAAAAGTTCTTGTCAGCCATCTTTGTCAACTCTCAGAACAAGAACAATGGTGTTTTCAACCCTCGAACGGGAAACGGCGCCAGCGGGAGCACAGGGGGACTCAATGGAGGCCGCCGTCGAACCATGTCCAGAGAGCTGGTGTACTTTGAGAAGTCTCCCGATTTCTGTGAGCGTGATGCGTCCGTAGACTCTCCGGGTACACAAGGACGCATCTGCAACAAAACCAGCTACAgcacagacagctgcagctcGCTGTGCTGCGGCCGTGGACACAACATCCTGAAACAGACACGCAGCGAGCGCTGCAACTGCAGGTTCCACTGGTGTTGCTACGTGCTGTGCGAGGAGTGTCGTCTCACAGAGTGGGTCAATGTGTGCAAGTAG
- the arf3a gene encoding ADP-ribosylation factor 3a: MGNIFGNLLKSLIGKKEMRILMVGLDAAGKTTILYKLKLGEIVTTIPTIGFNVETVEYKNISFTVWDVGGQDKIRPLWRHYFQNTQGLIFVVDSNDRERVNEAREELMRMLAEDELRDAVLLVFANKQDLPNAMNAAEITDKLGLHSLRHRNWYIQATCATSGDGLYEGLDWLANQLKNKK, encoded by the exons ATGGGGAACATCTTTGGCAACCTTTTGAAGAGCCTGATAGGCAAGAAGGAGATGAGGATTCTGATGGTGGGGCTGGACGCTGCTGGGAAAACCACCATCCTCTACAAGCTGAAGCTGGGGGAGATCGTCACCACCATTCCCACAATTG gttttaaTGTAGAGACGGTGGAGTACAAGAACATCAGCTTCACTGTGTGGGACGTGGGTGGCCAGGACAAGATCCGTCCCCTGTGGAGGCACTACTTCCAGAACACCCAGG GGTTGATCTTTGTGGTCGACAGCAATGACCGTGAGCGGGTGAACGAAGCTCGTGAGGAACTGATGAGGATGCTGGCTGAGGACGAGCTGCGGGATGCTGTCCTTCTAGTCTTTGCCAACAAACAG GACCTGCCCAATGCCATGAATGCTGCAGAGATCACAGATAAGCTGGGTCTGCACTCTCTACGCCACCGCAACTGGTACATTCAGGCCACCTGCGCCACCAGTGGAGACGGTCTCTACGAGGGTCTGGACTGGCTGGCCAATCAGCTGAAGAACAAAAAGTGA
- the wnt10b gene encoding protein Wnt-10b isoform X2, which yields MELSNKLRWDQFLILAAALMSPALTVLCNDILSLKVAGDPVLTPNSVCLRLAGLSKRHMRMCVRSPDVTASALQGIQVAIHECQHQLRDQRWNCSSLEGLGKLPHHNTILNRGFRESALSLALLAAGVAHSVASACSMGKLRGCGCEAKRRQDDDKIRLKLTQLQLQTLQKGGVGLSMTRSLPSELNGHHGDLPASLHSTHPSAPLKPLPDEFSSMQETWEWGGCSHDVRFGDRFSRDWLDSRGSPRDIHARMRIHNNRVGRQIVTDNMKRKCKCHGTSGSCQFKTCWHVSPEFRVVGSLLKEKFLSAIFVNSQNKNNGVFNPRTGNGASGSTGGLNGGRRRTMSRELVYFEKSPDFCERDASVDSPGTQGRICNKTSYSTDSCSSLCCGRGHNILKQTRSERCNCRFHWCCYVLCEECRLTEWVNVCK from the exons ATGGAGCTATCAAACAAACTCCGTTGGGACCAATTCCTGATTTTGGCAGCAGCACTTATGTCACCTGCATTAAC ggtGCTGTGTAATGATATCCTCAGCCTGAAGGTGGCAGGAGATCCAGTGCTAACCCCTAACTCAGTGTGCCTGAGGCTGGCAGGCCTCAGTAAACGTCATATGCGGATGTGTGTGCGGAGCCCCGATGTGACGGCCTCCGCTCTGCAGGGCATCCAGGTGGCCATTCACGAATGCCAGCACCAGCTCCGGGACCAGCGCTGGAACTGCTCCTCACTGGAGGGCCTTGGCAAGCTTCCCCACCACAACACCATCCTCAACAGGG GTTTTCGCGAGAGTGCCCTCTCTCTGGCCTTGTTGGCAGCGGGTGTGGCTCACTCTGTGGCCTCGGCCTGCAGCATGGGCAAGCTGCGGGGGTGTGGCTGCGAGGCCAAGCGTCGCCAGGACGATGACAAGATCCGGCTGAAACTCacacagctgcagctgcagaccCTGCAGAAGGGTGGAGTAGGCCTCAGCATGACACGGTCATTACCCTCAGAGCTAAACGGTCACCATGGCGACCTGCCCGCTAGCCTGCACTCTACCCACCCCTCCGCCCCGCTCAAGCCTTTACCAGATGAGTTTAGCTCCATGCAGGAGACGTGGGAGTGGGGGGGCTGCAGTCATGACGTCCGCTTTGGGGACCGTTTTTCCAGGGACTGGCTGGACTCCCGCGGGTCTCCAAGAGACATCCACGCTCGCATGAGGATACACAACAACCGAGTGGGACGACAG ATAGTGACTGACAACATGAAGAGGAAGTGCAAGTGTCATGGCACATCAGGGAGCTGTCAGTTTAAGACCTGCTGGCATGTGTCTCCAGAGTTCCGGGTTGTGGGTTCTCTACTCAAGGAAAAGTTCTTGTCAGCCATCTTTGTCAACTCTCAGAACAAGAACAATGGTGTTTTCAACCCTCGAACGGGAAACGGCGCCAGCGGGAGCACAGGGGGACTCAATGGAGGCCGCCGTCGAACCATGTCCAGAGAGCTGGTGTACTTTGAGAAGTCTCCCGATTTCTGTGAGCGTGATGCGTCCGTAGACTCTCCGGGTACACAAGGACGCATCTGCAACAAAACCAGCTACAgcacagacagctgcagctcGCTGTGCTGCGGCCGTGGACACAACATCCTGAAACAGACACGCAGCGAGCGCTGCAACTGCAGGTTCCACTGGTGTTGCTACGTGCTGTGCGAGGAGTGTCGTCTCACAGAGTGGGTCAATGTGTGCAAGTAG